The Metarhizium brunneum chromosome 3, complete sequence DNA window ACCCCATTCAACTTCCAGGGGAAGAGAAGCGAAGCGAGGATGAAAGGTGAAGAGCAATCAAGTTGTTTTATTGCTCATAGTAAAGACATGTATTACTAGATGTTTGCCGTGGACGTCTACTCTGGGCGCACGTGAAATTACCCCTTGGGATTTCTGACTTGTAATGTGTTGGACACAGCGTATAATTTCTTGTGGTATGACAAGGGCCGGTATATAAGGGCTTAAAATAAACTCGTATTTAGCTAATAATTCCCTTCAATATTCAAGGCACTTCATTTTCTCAAGACCTTCAAGGGCGGATAACTCTTTTGTGAGCAAGCGAGCCTGGAGGCCTAAGGATTCTCAAATTAACTCACTATAAAATAAGTGGCTCTTATAAGGACCAATGTAACTTAAGCTAACCCAAAAAGGCAAGTGAGGCCGAGGACGTGTTCTTGAACAGCCGGCGTTTCGTGACGACTTGTCTTCTCGCTGGTAttggctgccttggcgcTGTCTGCAGGGTTAAGTGTGGGCGAGGTTAATTATAGGTCCAACTTGCCAATAAagttgtatgtatgcattAAGGAGCCAGTGGTAGGCCATGGCATTCGGCATTAGTTCCAGTATTTCACCAAAGTCGGAAGTCGTCCGCGCAACCCCTTGCCGCTGCAGTAACTTGAACTGCTTCGGTTTTTGTCTAATCAACTTTCAGAAAGCATTGAAACACGAGGAGGACCCATGCTCCTCAATTTAAATCGCGGCTTTCCTCTCAGCAAGGCAAACTTATGTTGTCCCTGCCAAGGAAATACCAGGGCAAGGTGTTACTAATACGAACCAGCCCAATACGAGCTGCATGGCGCAATGTGCATTGACTATTAGGGTGGATAATTTTATGGTTAGCCAAGATAGCCTTGAATGGttatttatagttaatttGTTAGACAGGAATCCCCGGGAACTTATGGACTATAAGTAAATGACATGCTCCTATGCCTAGCCAAGTGTGTCGAGCCCAGCAACAACTAAGCATTCGTACCAGACGCATTTTATATATTCATTCTGCTGCGAAAAACTGCCAAGATGAAGCACTCCACAATATCCCTTGCCTTTGTAGCAGGCCTGGCTCTCGCCCACCCGGCCCCAAGCCCGCCGTCGGCCGAGACAACATCGTCGTACACACAAACCATCGCAAGCCAGGCCCAGGCCACCAgcgccgagatggaggccGAGATCCAGCGCTACTGGACAACCGAGCGCATCCTGGCCATAGACCACAATCCGTACTCACCATCCGACCCGCCCGAGATACCCCCCGAGCTCCAACCGCTCGGGCAAGAGTACTCGGGCAAAGGCGCCGTCCCGTCGACGGTCGGCCGGCTCTTTTACTCGGTCCACATGGCAAACGGCTCACTTCACGATAGCACATGCACGGCAACGCTCCTCCGCAGCCAAAACAAGGCCACGCTCGTCACGGCCGCTCACTGCATCCACACCGGCCGCCAGGGGCCCGGGAGCGAAATGTCGCTCAGCTGGCACGCCAACCTGCTCTTCGTGCCGGGATACCACGACGACGTGCCGCGCGCCAACTTCACCATTGCCCGCGCGTTCCTGTCCAGTCGCTGGATCGACGACCGCGATTACTTTGTCGACGACCGCGCCTTCATCGTGCTCAACCGACCGGacgcgacggcgccggcgcaggACATTCAGTTCAAGAAGATCGACCCGCCGTACGGCACACGCTACATCATGGGATACACGCGTTCGGTGACGTTTGGCCCAAAGGACACCTACCGGTATGGCACGCCGGCCTTTACTGGCCGCCGACTCGCCGTGAGCCATGGGACCGCTGAGGACTGGTGGCGTTTCGACCACGAGACGACGGGTATTCCGAGCGTACAGAGCGGCGGCTCTAGCGGCGGGCCGCATTTTGCAGAGTTTAATGAGGAGACGGGCGTTGGAACCGTCGTGGCTGTGAATTCGATTGAGGACTATAAGGAAGAGGACGGTGTGAGGGCGACGTGGATGCTTGGCGCGCCGGTTCATGACGAGTTTTCCAAGGGTCTTTATGATGCCGCACAAGTTGTGAAGCCGGCGTTGTCTTGAGTGGGCAACTACAAGGATGCCGGTAGGAGGAATCAATATCATTCTATTCTGATACAAATGTCACAACTGAAGAGTGTCAGTATATTATTACGCAGTAGATAGGGATCAAACTAAATGTACTATCCTTTGATCCAGATTGGGCATCCGATTGGTAGGCGCCAATTGTTACTTTGACTTCTCGATAACTGCCGTGAAGTGATGCGAGCAATGCCGGCGTCTGACTCTGCCTCTACTCCAGTAACTCTACAACCACACCATTCTCAAGTAGCTCCTCAATTATAGCCAGTGCTCTTACTTACATTTAGTAGCATGCAAAACGGCATCTAGCCGTAGGTACTCTTTGCTTCCATGCCAGCGCCATTATCAAGTAGCAGCTTAACTATAGACTCGTGTCCATATCTAATAGCACATGTATGTAGCGCCTGGCCGAAAGTATCCTTTACTTTAATGTCGGCGCCATGATAAAGCAGCAGTTTGACCATTGCATCGTGGCCATTCTCTGCTGCAAGCCATAGAGGTGTTCGCCCCTGATCATTCTTAGAGTCTGGATCCGCGCCGTTCTCGAGCAGTAGCTTGACCATGTCGTAGTGCTCCTTTTCCATGTCTTGCCATGGTAGTGTTCGTCCCTCATACTCTCTAGGCTCTACATCCGCGACGCTCTCTAGCAGTAGCTTAGCTACCTCGTAATGCTTCTCCTCTACCGCAAGCCATCAATAGCAGTGTTCGGCCATGACAGTCTTTAACGTTTGGGTCGGCGCCACTCTTCAGTAGTAGCCTAACTATTGTATCGGACCCTTTCTCTGCCCCCGGGTGCAGTGGCGTGACTCCATTATCGAAAAATCCAGTTCGCCTCAGGTCTGCGTCGGCGCCGTTCCCCAACAGCAGCTTGACAACCACCTCGTGCCCTTTTTTCACCGCCAACCACAACGGCGTTCTTTCATAGTCGTTAATGGGATTGGGGCTAGCCCCGTTCTCAAGAAGCAGACCGGCCACCTTGTCGTGACCCTCCTCTGCTGCCAACCACAGGGGTGTCCGTCCGTGGCTATCCTTGATGTCTGCCTCATACCTATACCCGCCCTCGAGCAAGGCTATTATTGACGTCCGTAGTCCGAAATATGCCGCAACGTGTAATCCTGTCATTTCGGTTAACTCGGAGAGACAATCGTGGAAGCAATAGTCGTCTTCGTCCGGTATTATCACCTGGGTAGAGCTGGACCTTTTACCACCACTCTCCAGAAATTGCAGGATTAGTCCGTCCACATCACTCGAGGCACCATAAGCATGGTAGCCCCAATTTCCTGCGGCATAGTCATAAAACCTGTTGGTCTGTAGCCGCCTTCTGAAGTCTTTGTCCGTTTTACAAAATCCACTCTCAAAGACACTAAACGAGACATAGGtgatgtgacaagggctcagaaagagggcttggagcaatagctcaattcaactaataacagtctttggtatcaaaggtccttggttttcctcaaggccttgagggaccgaagacgtctatttatataagaagtcggtgaggaccttctgccctgatcccgtgaccgtagcccttgtgtaacagggcgatttccgtgtaacaggtGAGGCAAAGTTTTGCAAGGTTGGTATGCGCGCCTGGAAAGAACTCTGTCCATGATCGCTCAAAGTAGGTCTGGGCCGTGTAATGTACTAGTCGGACGGTATCACTGTCTTTGTCGATGGTGACTAGACCTGCGCAGACTGAGCCAATCACCTCTGGACTTCTCATCCAGTTCCGACTTTCCCAGCTGGATGGCGAGTGCATGTTGGAGTTCGACTATAGAAAGCACCCTTCTTTCATAAACGACCCAGCATAGAATTTTCTCTGCCAAGACTAAAGCATTACCCCCTTGGTTTTGGACCCGATCATGTTCTTCATCTAGCAAAGCTCTTGCTGCATTCAACTCT harbors:
- the ANKRD50_3 gene encoding Ankyrin repeat domain-containing protein 50, with product MHSPSSWESRNWMRSPEVIGSVCAGLVTIDKDSDTVRLVHYTAQTYFERSWTEFFPGAHTNLAKLCLTCYTEIALLHKGYGHGIRAEALFLSPCHITYVSFSVFESGFCKTDKDFRRRLQTNRFYDYAAGNWGYHAYGASSDVDGLILQFLESGGKRSSSTQVIIPDEDDYCFHDCLSELTEMTGLHVAAYFGLRTSIIALLEGGYRYEADIKDSHGRTPLWLAAEEGHDKVAGLLLENGASPNPINDYERTPLWLAVKKGHEVVVKLLLGNGADADLRRTGFFDNGVTPLHPGAEKGSDTIVRLLLKKEKHYEVAKLLLESVADVEPREYEGRTLPWQDMEKEHYDMVKLLLENGADPDSKNDQGRTPLWLAAENGHDAMVKLLLYHGADIKVKDTFGQALHTCAIRYGHESIVKLLLDNGAGMEAKSTYG